Sequence from the Streptomyces sp. MMBL 11-1 genome:
GGCCACGGACCTCACTACTGCCTCGGTGCCGAGCTGGCCAGGCTCGAACTCCGTACCTCCCTGGAGCGTCTCTTCCAGCGCTTCCCCTCGATGTCACTGGCCGTGCCCGCGGCCGACCTCAAGCCGCTGCCGTCGTTCATCTCGAACGGACACCAAGCGATCCCGGTCCTCCGGGCGAAGAAGGTGCCGATCCCCCTCCACCGCCGAGCAGGGCGAGCGTCATGATCAACCGCGCGCAGACCCGAGAGGCCGCTCCCGGCGGGACATGCCCGCAGTGTGGAGCAGCATTCGCTCCCCGCTGGTTCCCCGACGGATACAGCCCGAGCGCCGGCGCCCTCTGCGCCAGCGGACTGCTCGATCCGCCGCCGGACCGCAACGGAGCAGCCCTCCGGACCTCCTACGACCAGGAGCCCGAGCAGACATTCCTGCAGCGCGCGCTCTCCAGTCTCAGCGCACGCCTGGGTCCCCCCTCGCAGTACGGCGGTGACAGCCTCGGGCCGGCGGTCCGGTGGCGGTGGCCTTCGCAGACGGTGATCCTGACCGCGCCCCGGGGGCTGTGCCCGCAGGTATCGGTGACCCGGACCAGCGAGCTGGAGAAGGCCGAGACCGCGGCCTTCCGCCGAGCCGTGGGCGCACCGCAGGTCGCGCTGCCCTTCCTGTGGAGCTACCAACCTGGACCCATGTGTCTCCCTCCCCCTCCCGGCCGGGCGGCACCGAGCTGGGATCACCTGCAGGGATCCCTTCAAGCGGTGTTCCGAGCATGGTGTTCGCACCTGGTCCCCTTGGTGGGAAGCGAGGGTGCGGGCTTCAACATCATCGACGTGCGGGACCGCCGGTGGCGGCTGTGCGTGGTCGTCAGCCCGGAAGATCATCTCTTCCTCGCTGTCGACGACCGCGGCCGCCAGGCCGGTGAGGACGGCATGAGGCAACGAGGATGGCAGACGTTCGTCCCTCTGCTCCGGATGTGGGACGCCGAGTTCGCGCTGAGTGACGCCGGCGCCGCGTCTGCCGCTCGGCTTCTCGTCTCGGAGCTGCAGAACCGGAACGTTCGCTCGCCGGGAGACCTTCGGCTCACGCACATCAGTTCCGGAGACCACGGGCAGCTCGACATCCCCGGCCTCAGCATCCCGCCCGCCGAGCATGCGGACTTCACGACGCGAGCGGTAGCGTCCTGATCTCCTCCGCGCCGAAGCTGTCGTTCACCTCGGAGTCGTCAGCGAGTCACGGGGCCTCGTGGCGGCCGGGCCCGCGGGTTGCGGGCTGGCAGTCAGGTATCGCAAGGGGGCTCCCGATGGCCGTGTTGCCCCGTCGGGGGCGCATGGATGACCTTGCGCACTGTGTTGCGTGAGAGGCCGGTCAGCCGAGCGGCCTCCGTCTCCTTGATCCCGACCCGCGCCGAGCGAGCCAGCAAGTCATCGCGTCCCCGGTTGATGGCGCCGTAAGCGACCAGGTCGCGACGGATCGCGTCGCGTGCGTGCTGAGCGAACGCGGCGTAGTCGCCTGCGGCCAGTTGCAGCAAGGCCGGCATGGGGAATCCGGCGGCCTCCAGCAGTGCCTGCACCAGCTCGGGCCGGCACGCGTTGATGTCGAGTTCATCGCTGGCGGAGGGCAGGAGCGCGTCAAAATGGGCCAGCGCATCTCGCAGTCCAGCAGCTTCATCGCGGGTGAGGGACCACTCGCCCTGGCTGAGTCGTTCCGCCAGCCGGGCGAAGGCCTGCATCATCAGGCCCGTGGCCTCTGCCAGCTGCCGCTCGCGGTCCGTCGCGTCGGCGTAGATCATGTTGTGCGTCTCCGGCAGCACAGATCCTCCTCGGTTCGTCGGTTCGTTCCCGAGGTACAACGAGGCGGGGCTCTTCACGGCCTGTGCAATTCTGCACATTTTGGCGCTGGTCTCTGCAGCGACGGCAGAAGGATGACTCCCTGCTCTGTGTGCTCGCCTCGTCGAGGCCGCTTTGCTGGGCGTTCGGGGGCGGGCCAGCGGCCTGGCTCCCCATGCACCGGCCCGACCCAGGTCCCGGCTGGAAACGGCGCAAGGGGCGAGCGCTCGGTCGATGTGTGACGAGACTGGCGTCCGGTGCGGTCGCGTCACAACTGGGCGATGCAGCTGTGCGGCGCTCGGTGGGCCCGTCGGTTGGGCAGCCGCCCGCCGAGCAGGATGAGCCGGGCCGCGCGGTGGCGTTGCCCGGCGTACGGCTCCAGAAGCTGAAGCATCTGCTCGTCCGTTCCGTTCTGGGCGCCGGTCAGTGCGTACCCGATCTGGACGGGCAGGTGAAGGTCGCCGAGGGTGAGGGCGTCGGGCGCGCCGAGGGTGCGCTGAAGGGTCTCGGCAGCGGTCCAGGGGCCGATGCCCGGGATGAACTGGAGCCGGGCCATCGCCTGCGGCAGCGGCATCTTCGCGGCCTCTTCCAGGCGCGGGGCGCAATGGCAGGCGCGCAGGATCGCCGCCGCGCGGGACCGGTCGACACCGGCGCGATGCCATTCCCAGGAGGGGACCGTGCGCCACGTGGCGGCCGCCGGTGGTACGCGCATTCCGTCCGGGGCCGGGCCGGGGGGCTTCTCCCCGTACTGGGTCAGGAGGCGCCGCCCTGCGTAGTGGGCACTGCCGGTGGTGATCCGCTGCTCCAGCACGCTCGGGACGAGGGACTCCATCACCAGTCCGGTGCGGGTCAGTCGCAGCCCGCCGTGCCTACGGTGCGCCTCTGCCACCAGACGGTGACGGGGCAGGAAATCGGCCGGGGCGTCGTCGGCACCGAGCAGCGCTGGTAGCTGCTCAAGCGCCCAGTCGGCGCCCGGGCCCCACGCCGTTGCGGCGATCGTCCGTTCACCGGCCGGCTCCGAGCCGTCCCCGCTGATGCGCAGGGTCACCGGGCCGTCGGGGGTACGGGAGGTTCGCCACCAGGTTCCGTCGGGCTCGCGCCGGCAGGCCGGGTCCCTACGGCCGCGCCGCAGCACCCGCAGTGTGCGGGCGAGACCGTAGGGCGCGGGCGGCGCCCAGGAGCGGCTGGTCATGGTTCCCAACGTACGAGGACAGAGCGAGAGCTGGCGCGGGCGTAGAGCCGGGGCGCAGGTCTGGGCCCTCTGGGGCAGTTCTTCCGCGGTTCAGTTCGTGCCGCCGGCCGATGGGCTCGGGGATGAAAGAGAGGCCTTCGCGGACTGGTCGTCGGAGTCGGTAGTGCCTGGTGGCCGCCGTTGCAGATCGAGGGCCGGGATGAGGGCCGGGATCGCGATGGACGGCAGAAGGTGTCGCCACATGACGGCGATTCGGCTGATAGCGGCGTCCCCGGCCTTGGGCTCCGGGGCGAAGCGGCGCAGCCCGGCGAGGACGGTCGTGATCAGCTCGGCGGTATCGGTGGGGGCGACGTGTGAGAGCAGCTCCCCGGCGTGGGCGGCATCGGTCAGCAGGCCGGTGATCGTCAGGTGGAGGCGTTCCTGCCCCGCGCTGCCCTCGAACTCGGGCTCGCCGATCAGGCGCAGGGCGCCGCGGAGGACCGGATCGGTGAGTGGCGGGTCGGCGTAGCCGTTGATGAGTGTGATGAGGGTCTGGAGGCGTACGGGGCCGGCGGGGATTTCGGTGGTGTCCGGCTCCTGGAGGCGGGCCAGGACCCCGGCAGCCATCTCTTCCTTGCTCGCGAAGTGGAAGTACAGCGCCCCCTTGGTCACGTGGGACCGGTCCATAATCTGCCCGACGGAGGCCCCGTGGTAGCCGTACTCGGCGAACACTTCGCCCGCTGCGCACAGCACCCGCTGCCGGGTTGCACGAGCGCGTTCCTGTTTGGGTTGGGCCACCGTGTGTTCCTGCCGATCATGCGTATGGACGAGAGGTGCGGCCGCACCTCGGTGTGCGAGGTCTCCGGTCAGAGGCGGACGGGATGGCGCCCCTGCCACCCAGATGGATGATCTTGAGAAAGTCCGGCAAGGGCGGGCTTCGGCAGATGCATCCAGGTGTAGCACGTACTGGTGCGCGGGTGTGGCCGGCGAGCTGAGGGCTCCGCACGATGACGCCGAAGGTTCAGCGAAGCCCCATACCGGCACACGGAGGAGAAGCTTCCTTTGCGAGCCTATCGGCGGGGTCTGACAATCGGCCGGTTCTCCCCGAGTCTGCGGCACGCAGAACGGTGCGGTGAACGTCGTCCCTCAAGTGGCATCCGACTCGCCGGGGCGATAGACCCAGAGAATGAACCCGGACCCTCTCCGCCCGCCGGTGGAGCCCATGCTGGCCCAGGCCCGGGACACCCTTCCGGGGCCGGGCGCGCTGCGCGGCGGACTGGCCATGGAGCTCAAGTGGGACGGCTACCGGGTCATTCTCTTCACACCGAGCCGGCCGGGCGGCCCGCTGCTGCTCCAGACCAGGAAGGGCGCGCTGGTCCAGGACAGGTTCCCCGACCTGGTGGCGGCCGCGTCCCAGCTCCCGCCCGGCTTGGTCCTCGACGGCGAGCTGCTGGCCTTGACGGGCGACGGGTCTATGGACTTCGGAGCGCTCCAGCGCCGGGCGGCATCCGGCGTCCCGCGGACGGTGCAGGCGCTCGCGAAGGCGTTCCCGGCGTATCTCGTTGTCTTCGACATCCTCCAGATCGATGGTCGGCCCGTCCTTGCTGAACCGTACGAGCGTCGCCGCACCATGCTGGTGTCGCTGTTCGCCGACCAGGCGCTGACACCGCCGTGGACGCTGTGCCCGTCGACGAGAGACCCGGCAGTCGCCCGGGAGTGGCTGGAGACGTGGACCCGGACACCGGGGATCGAAGGAGTGGTCTGCAAGGGCCTTCACCAGCCCTACCGGCTGGGCGCCAGGGGATGGCTGAAGGTGAGGGCGCGGGAGACGACCGAGGCCGTGATCGGTGCGATCACCGGCACCCTGGGCCGTCCTCACCTGCTGGTCCTTGGGCGATACGACTCGGATGGGCGGTTGCGGCACGTCGGCAAGACCACCGTCGTCTCCCCGGCCGCCGCCCGGCAGCTTGCCGATCAGCTCACCGTGGCCGCCCCGGGCGCACACCCGTGGGAGGGGGCACGGTTCTCGTCCGGGTGGGGGACCAGCACCGTCCTCGACACGACGCTCGTCGTCCCGGACCGGGTGGCAGAGGTCAGCGTCGACACCGCTCGCGACCGTGGTGTCTGGCGGCACCCGGTCCGCCTGGTCCGTCTGCGATCCGATGTGCCGGTGCAGGACGTGAACACCTTCTGATCGCGTTCGCTCGGAGAAGGGGAAGCCAGGCGGCTTTCCGTGGGACGGCCCTCCAGGCCCGAGATGGCGATCCCAGGTGCCCGGGCATCATGGCTCCCAGGGTCGGACCGGCGATCACTCCTCGCCGGTCCGATTCGCGAGTGCTTTCCGGGTCCGTACTGAACCAGGAGGCGTCCGGGCCTGGAGAAGGCAGCGGCGTCAGGCTGATCGCGTCAGGGCTACGCGAGCAGGTACAACGCCCCGGCCTCCACATCCCACACCTTCGCTGCCCGGCCTGGCCCGGCCTGGCACCGTGCGTAAGTGTCGCAGCGCCCCCGCACTCGCGTCCGGTCGTCGAACGTGCGGTGCCTCTTCGGGGCGGTGCTCGGCGACGGGGCGGTTTCTCAGGCCGCTGTGCAGAAAGCAGGCCCCCCGGGAGAAGGGGTGGCGCCGCTGAAGCCGCAGTACTGCGACTTGCTTACGGCCCTTCGCTCTGAGGCTGGGGCGTGGTCGCTCAGCTCGCAATCTTGGCCTGGAGGTCGCCAAGGGTGAGCTCGTTGGTGCGACGCTCGGCAGCGGAGCTCTGCGTCCAGGCGACCATCGCCGGGTGCGCATCGTCATAGGAAGTGCCGGCCGGTGTGGGGCGGCCGTCGTTGCGGGCGATCTGGGTGAGATAGGCGGCCAGGGCGTGCGGTCCGCCGCCGCTGTAGCCGAGGTTGTATCCCATGCCGTGCTTCTGCGGCAGGATCGACAGGAGCCCCTTGGCCGTTCGGGCCCAGAACAGGCCTCGGCTGGTGATGAAGCTGCTGAAGACGTCGTCGGGGCGGAGCGCGAGGGGGGCGTACGTCGTGTAGCTCCACCGGTCGGTGCCGGCCGGGCCGGCATGTTCGCCTACGACGGGGAGCCCGAACGCGGGGTCGTAGTAAGTGGGCCGGCAGGGGCATCGCGGTCCACTGGTGGCTGCGCGGCCGCCATTCGGGTCCACCGTGACGCACGGGTGGAACAGCGACGGGATCTGCGAAGACGGCACCAACGTGCAGTGCAGGGCGTCCGGCTCGCAGCGCTCGAGCCTGCTTCGCCACTCCTGAAAATACGGCGTGATGGTCTGGGGTGCTTCGATGTCCAGCTCGGCGTTCAGCGACGCCGACGCGACGCCGCGGCCGGCCTCCGTGTAGAGGACGAAGTGTAGGAACCCCTTGTGCGGGTTGGTCAGGTTCAGGTCTCGAG
This genomic interval carries:
- a CDS encoding DNA-3-methyladenine glycosylase family protein; protein product: MTSRSWAPPAPYGLARTLRVLRRGRRDPACRREPDGTWWRTSRTPDGPVTLRISGDGSEPAGERTIAATAWGPGADWALEQLPALLGADDAPADFLPRHRLVAEAHRRHGGLRLTRTGLVMESLVPSVLEQRITTGSAHYAGRRLLTQYGEKPPGPAPDGMRVPPAAATWRTVPSWEWHRAGVDRSRAAAILRACHCAPRLEEAAKMPLPQAMARLQFIPGIGPWTAAETLQRTLGAPDALTLGDLHLPVQIGYALTGAQNGTDEQMLQLLEPYAGQRHRAARLILLGGRLPNRRAHRAPHSCIAQL
- a CDS encoding ScbR family autoregulator-binding transcription factor, giving the protein MAQPKQERARATRQRVLCAAGEVFAEYGYHGASVGQIMDRSHVTKGALYFHFASKEEMAAGVLARLQEPDTTEIPAGPVRLQTLITLINGYADPPLTDPVLRGALRLIGEPEFEGSAGQERLHLTITGLLTDAAHAGELLSHVAPTDTAELITTVLAGLRRFAPEPKAGDAAISRIAVMWRHLLPSIAIPALIPALDLQRRPPGTTDSDDQSAKASLSSPSPSAGGTN
- a CDS encoding ATP-dependent DNA ligase, with product MNPDPLRPPVEPMLAQARDTLPGPGALRGGLAMELKWDGYRVILFTPSRPGGPLLLQTRKGALVQDRFPDLVAAASQLPPGLVLDGELLALTGDGSMDFGALQRRAASGVPRTVQALAKAFPAYLVVFDILQIDGRPVLAEPYERRRTMLVSLFADQALTPPWTLCPSTRDPAVAREWLETWTRTPGIEGVVCKGLHQPYRLGARGWLKVRARETTEAVIGAITGTLGRPHLLVLGRYDSDGRLRHVGKTTVVSPAAARQLADQLTVAAPGAHPWEGARFSSGWGTSTVLDTTLVVPDRVAEVSVDTARDRGVWRHPVRLVRLRSDVPVQDVNTF